The nucleotide sequence ttCACCGTTACCAACCAAGGAATCACGTGCGGATGAGTTCCTTCTTCCTTTAGCTTGGAGGTTAAAGGTTGTAGGCCAACTtcaatcctcctcctcttgttaGCCTTTCCAGCCTGTGTCACACTCATGTCAGCATTTGTTTGGGTGCTGCTTGACTGAGTGATGTCCAGAACACCATAGTTTGCAGTGTCTTGGAAAATCTAGAGTAAAAGGGAATCATGGATTATCTTATtatgggatggggaaaggggggaaagtgtGAGGCTGAGTAACAGGGTTAGATTTTTTTATGCctaattcttcttcctttttcttttctctaggaCATCATATAGGCCTGTTCATGGAAATCTGAGCACATGTAGGCTATTGAGGCCATTGTAGAGGGGCCTGAGATTTTGCCTCACCAACCTAGCATGCTCTGGTTCAATTCAGGTGAGTTTGCATAGGATTCAGACCCTTTCCAGTTACTTGCTCTACGGAAGCTAGATATTTATGTAGCTCATAAAAATTCCAGTTACCAAGGTCCTTATTACTACTACACCTTGTCTTTGAGAcactgatgaagaaaaaaaaaaaataagtactaCCTCAAAAGCAGAATTCCCCTAATCCAGTCTACTTTGTAAATGCAATGTGGCTCAGAAGTGGTCACACAGACTGGGATATTTCTTTCATGTATTTTGGAAGAGATCCTTGCATAGTGCCTCACATGTTTTTGTCTCATCCTCTTGAGGTTTTATAGTTTTCTATGTAACAGCAAAAGTAAAATAACCTTGATTACCTCCCCTGATTCTGCAAGCTGTACAAGGGGCAGTGATTGTATTTTTCAGGTTGAATTCATTATTGCTGCATCAAATTCATTCAGTGTCCATCTCTGATCCTCTCAAACCTATTAAGGGACATTTTACTAACCACCTTGGATTTGTGGACCAATGAAGCCATGTCACAGGCTTTTTGTCATGCCACTGAAGGCATAAAAACAAACAGGTACATGGTTCACACCAGGACACTATTAAGATAATGTAGAGTATGTAAGACAAAATGAATacaaaatgtttttacttttattttccagtaggtgaaaaaagatgaaggaaatatAAGCCATCAAGGTGGATGGAACCTTGGCTGGGGTGTGGGAtatgttaaaaaaacaataatgaattcgCCTGCAAGTAGCAGTAGACCAGAGAACAGCACGGTTGCAAGAAGCAAGTAGTGATAGTTTACCAgaatgattaaaattttataccccTTGCCACACTTGGACTTCCCTTAGCATCTCTACAAAACTCGAAAGATGAGAAACTCATGTGCATCAAGATTTCTTTAATTATGGCCAAGCCAAAATGTACTGAATTGTCCATTTCACATACAATGAGTAGAATAGCTTTGCTTCATCACACACCCACCAATTTAAGACAAATCAAGCACCCCCTACTTAATTTCTTTCATAAAATGGTGAATTTCCTCCACTAATTACTACCTTCTGCCATAGTTACCAgtcaaacatacacatgcacacatggaGGCTATAACAATAAACGAGAtgctaaatgaataaataaagcaatTCTAGTATGCACCTAAAACCTGCCATCAAAAAGAAGAACTGACACTTTCCCATTCCTAAGTCAAAACAATAAGCATCAATATGTACTTGACAGCCATCATGAGGCCAAAATTTCTTATGTTAACTATGTGGTGCTATTCATCCACAATGGGCTAATTTATCTAGACCCTACCCTACACTTGCTCTTGTAGAAAACAGTcactacaaacacatacaataacacGTAGACATTTACCTTGCTGCACAGCCTGGCAGATAACAACACCAGATTCTGTGGTATTGTCTGCTGATCTGCACTAAAACTACCAGAAACCCCAGATAGCTTGTTTTTGGTACTCAGCTGACTTAGGTGGTCATGGATAAGTTGATAGAGGCGGTGCAAGCAACGTTGCCAAGTGATGGGGTCAGTACTTATGCTCCCCTCCTTGTGGGTCCCTGAAGTGGTAATGGAATGatgaaaattagaaaatgaaCAAATCAAAACTTTCACAAGAAAGGGTATTTAGAAACAttcacaatgaaagaaaaaagaaagaaagaaagaaaaaaagaatgaaagaaaaaaaaggaaaaaacaccaggagagatagacagacagaaaaaggctACCATCAAGCATTGCCACCTACCTTCTTGTGGATCATGAACAAGGATCAACAAGTTCAAGTACTCAAGGAGCTGTGACTGGCGCAGAGATGGCCTGCTGTCCCACATGGCCAAGACATGATTGAAAGTTTCCTCGCCAATACTGCACACCAGTTGACGCCACTCGCCTGCCATCTGTTGTGAAATGTGAGTAATTCAGGAAAAAGATACAAAACATGGACATAcccataaatacagacacacatgaaCTACATTtccatacatgcacaaacaactGCATaatcatacacaaatacacacaataacatacactGTTACACTAAAACTTATGCAATCACACAATTCCCTCTCCCAAGCACAACCAATGCAGACCCACCGCCTTTGTGAAAGTCAAGAGTAGGCTGAGAAAGCTGGTCTGCAATACATATTGGGATGAGAGCTTGCTGTTGGTAAGACTCCTCCTAAGGAAGCATGGAACTGGTCGCAGGATGACCATGGGGGTGTGGCTGCCAAGTGTTCTACAGCAGCATTTCACTATGCCCTCCACCACTCCAATGATTGCTGTGCTGTCTGCATTGGGAATCCCCTTTTCGTACACCCAAATACAAATCCTCAGCAAATCTACGGGTGAGAACCAGTGTCATAATTGAAAAGAAGGTACaggattggaaaaaaatataaaaaaataaattaaaaaatggaatGTAAAAGAATTAACAAAGTTATTCCAACAACAAACCAATACAAATTGCATACTAGACAAATGACATGAACACGAACATGATT is from Penaeus monodon isolate SGIC_2016 chromosome 12, NSTDA_Pmon_1, whole genome shotgun sequence and encodes:
- the LOC119579182 gene encoding serine-protein kinase ATM-like; the encoded protein is MVILRPVPCFLRRSLTNSKLSSQYVLQTSFLSLLLTFTKAMAGEWRQLVCSIGEETFNHVLAMWDSRPSLRQSQLLEYLNLLILVHDPQEGTHKEGSISTDPITWQRCLHRLYQLIHDHLSQLSTKNKLSGVSGSFSADQQTIPQNLVLLSARLCSKIFQDTANYGVLDITQSSSTQTNADMSVTQAGKANKRRRIEVGLQPLTSKLKEEGTHPHVIPWYQILLELLKSYSGIFDPERCLLMLDMFTCTLGESRVAFVQEHIIQCLGALALQYNKVFPEKSAHKQMRSGKWSPVWDLVLRCV